Proteins from one Triticum aestivum cultivar Chinese Spring chromosome 7A, IWGSC CS RefSeq v2.1, whole genome shotgun sequence genomic window:
- the LOC123148091 gene encoding protein RMD5 homolog isoform X2, producing the protein MVPLNQLEGCQKEMNVALSKYLKVLEKSFTTDISKAYRNVDFEASTVNNIIANHFYRQGLFDLGDCFVHECGESDETCLKLPFQEMYGILEAMKARNLEPALNWAAKNHDQLLQNSSMLELKLHSLQFVEILTKGSRDVALQYARTHLVPFASLHKAEIQKLMACLIWADRLEQSPYAEFVSSTHWEKLAEELIHQFCSLLGQSSNSPLSVAISAGFQGLPTLLKLTTVMAAKKQEWQTMKQLPVPIDIGPEFQYHSVFVCPVLREQSSDENPPMLMPCGHAVSKQSIMKLSKSSSRPFKCPYCPSEAVASQCKQLHF; encoded by the coding sequence ATGGTGCCATTGAACCAACTCGAAGGCTGTCAAAAGGAAATGAATGTTGCACTGAGCAAATATCTCAAGGTTCTCGAGAAGTCTTTTACTACAGATATATCAAAGGCATATAGAAATGTGGATTTTGAGGCCAGCACAGTAAACAACATAATAGCGAATCATTTCTATCGCCAGGGCCTCTTTGATCTTGGAGACTGCTTTGTCCATGAGTGCGGTGAATCAGATGAGACTTGCCTGAAATTGCCATTTCAGGAGATGTATGGAATACTTGAAGCGATGAAAGCAAGAAACCTTGAGCCTGCGCTCAATTGGGCTGCCAAGAACCATGATCAGCTGTTACAGAATAGCTCAATGCTCGAGTTGAAGCTCCATTCTCTTCAGTTTGTTGAGATACTCACCAAAGGAAGCAGAGATGTTGCTTTACAATATGCGAGGACTCACTTGGTGCCCTTTGCCTCCTTGCACAAGGCAGAGATCCAGAAGCTAATGGCTTGCCTGATCTGGGCTGACCGGCTTGAACAGTCCCCATATGCCGAGTTTGTCTCATCGACGCATTGGGAGAAGCTAGCCGAGGAGCTAATCCACCAGTTCTGCAGCCTCTTAGGTCAGTCTAGCAATAGCCCACTGAGCGTAGCTATATCAGCTGGTTTTCAAGGGCTGCCAACCTTGTTGAAGCTAACAACGGTAATGGCTGCCAAGAAGCAAGAGTGGCAGACCATGAAACAGCTTCCAGTCCCCATAGACATCGGACCAGAGTTCCAGTACCACTCAGTCTTCGTATGCCCGGTGCTCAGGGAGCAGTCGAGTGACGAGAACCCTCCGATGCTGATGCCCTGTGGACATGCCGTATCAAAGCAGTCGATCATGAAGCTATCAAAGAGCAGCTCCAGACCTTTCAAGTGCCCTTACTGCCCCTCGGAGGCGGTAGCTTCGCAGTGCAAGCAGCTTCATTTCTAG
- the LOC123148091 gene encoding protein RMD5 homolog isoform X1, translating to MEFESLREAFDRVVEKRVLSSTKVQEVIDQIVDEVKQVISKMQMMDTDSMDSCDHSSMLAELKAKLNEMVPLNQLEGCQKEMNVALSKYLKVLEKSFTTDISKAYRNVDFEASTVNNIIANHFYRQGLFDLGDCFVHECGESDETCLKLPFQEMYGILEAMKARNLEPALNWAAKNHDQLLQNSSMLELKLHSLQFVEILTKGSRDVALQYARTHLVPFASLHKAEIQKLMACLIWADRLEQSPYAEFVSSTHWEKLAEELIHQFCSLLGQSSNSPLSVAISAGFQGLPTLLKLTTVMAAKKQEWQTMKQLPVPIDIGPEFQYHSVFVCPVLREQSSDENPPMLMPCGHAVSKQSIMKLSKSSSRPFKCPYCPSEAVASQCKQLHF from the coding sequence ATGGAGTTTGAGAGTCTAAGAGAAGCCTTTGACCGAGTTGTTGAAAAACGTGTGTTATCTTCTACAAAAGTTCAGGAAGTTATTGATCAGATAGTGGATGAAGTTAAGCAGGTAATATCCAAGATGCAGATGATGGATACAGATTCCATGGACAGTTGTGACCATTCATCCATGCTTGCAGAATTGAAGGCCAAGCTGAACGAAATGGTGCCATTGAACCAACTCGAAGGCTGTCAAAAGGAAATGAATGTTGCACTGAGCAAATATCTCAAGGTTCTCGAGAAGTCTTTTACTACAGATATATCAAAGGCATATAGAAATGTGGATTTTGAGGCCAGCACAGTAAACAACATAATAGCGAATCATTTCTATCGCCAGGGCCTCTTTGATCTTGGAGACTGCTTTGTCCATGAGTGCGGTGAATCAGATGAGACTTGCCTGAAATTGCCATTTCAGGAGATGTATGGAATACTTGAAGCGATGAAAGCAAGAAACCTTGAGCCTGCGCTCAATTGGGCTGCCAAGAACCATGATCAGCTGTTACAGAATAGCTCAATGCTCGAGTTGAAGCTCCATTCTCTTCAGTTTGTTGAGATACTCACCAAAGGAAGCAGAGATGTTGCTTTACAATATGCGAGGACTCACTTGGTGCCCTTTGCCTCCTTGCACAAGGCAGAGATCCAGAAGCTAATGGCTTGCCTGATCTGGGCTGACCGGCTTGAACAGTCCCCATATGCCGAGTTTGTCTCATCGACGCATTGGGAGAAGCTAGCCGAGGAGCTAATCCACCAGTTCTGCAGCCTCTTAGGTCAGTCTAGCAATAGCCCACTGAGCGTAGCTATATCAGCTGGTTTTCAAGGGCTGCCAACCTTGTTGAAGCTAACAACGGTAATGGCTGCCAAGAAGCAAGAGTGGCAGACCATGAAACAGCTTCCAGTCCCCATAGACATCGGACCAGAGTTCCAGTACCACTCAGTCTTCGTATGCCCGGTGCTCAGGGAGCAGTCGAGTGACGAGAACCCTCCGATGCTGATGCCCTGTGGACATGCCGTATCAAAGCAGTCGATCATGAAGCTATCAAAGAGCAGCTCCAGACCTTTCAAGTGCCCTTACTGCCCCTCGGAGGCGGTAGCTTCGCAGTGCAAGCAGCTTCATTTCTAG